Sequence from the Corallococcus soli genome:
GTCGTTCCCTCCAGTATTTCTGGTCGCCCAATGACGAACGGCGACCTTTGGATGGACCTCGCCAAGATTTCGTAGGCCGCTCGCAAGAGCACAGAGTTTTTGAATCGAAGCGAGCGCCCTGGTTGTCCACGGCGGGCGCTTCGCTTTGAGCCAGCAGGCTACTTCGTCGAGCCAGGAAACTTGATGCACTGGCACACCGGCGAGGCTGGGTCTTCGCCGGCAGCCTGAATGGGGCTGCGGTCAAGTGGCTCACGTCGCGGCCAAGGGAGATGACCTTCTCCTTGGGCCGCCTGCGCGTCGGCATCCCTCGTGCATCACGCGCGCGTGTGGTGCGACCCCCGCGCCGCGTCTCCACGAGGCCCCAGAGTGAAGCCCTACTTCCAGTCCGACACCATCACCCTGTTCCACGGCGACTGCCGCGACCACCTGCTCGGACTGCCGTCCGAGTCGGTGGACGTGCTCCTCAGCGACCCGCCCTACGGCATGGCCTACGAGGCGAAGGGCAGGAGCGGAGCGGCCATCCGCGCGGACGGCTCCCGCCAAGGCATGCGCGTCTTCCGCCAGGCCCTCACCTCCGCAGGCCACGCGCTGAAGCCGGACATGCACGCCTACGTCTTCTGCCACTGGGAGAGCTGGCCCGACTTCTTCGACGCGGCGTCGGCGCACCTGCGCATCAAGGGCGCCCTGGTGTGGTGGAAGGCCCGGGGCGGCATGGGCGACTGCGCGGCCGGCTACGCTCCGGACTACGAGGTGGTGCTGCACGGGGCCGGTCCGAAACGCCGGCCGCTCACCGGAAAGCGCCACGGCGCCGTGCTCGCGGGCTACCCGCCGGTGCCCGCGCGGGCGCGGACGCACCCGACGGAAAAGCCCGTCAACCTGCTGGCCTACCTGGTCGAGCGCTCCTGCCCGACGGGCGGCCTCGTCCTGGATCCGTTCGCCGGCACCGGCGCGACGCTGGTGGCCGCGCAGCAACTCGGGCGCCGGGCCGTAGGCGTGGAGCTCGAGGAGCGCTACTGCGAGGCTGCCGCACGCCGGCTGGAAGCCGGGTGCGCCGCGCTCAGGCGCGCGGCCTGAGCGGCATCTGGCTTCGGGGCCTGCTGGCTGGTGTTGCTACTCGGGCCGGAGGACGCCGTCCATACCGACGATGACGTGTCGCGTTGCGGCGGCTTCGCAGGAAGCCTGGATGCGGTAAGGCTTCCCGCAGGGGGATGGCCAGAGCGGTCACACGATGGATGTTCGACCTGTTCAGACAGTGGCGTGCTTTGGCCGCTCACAACGAGCCGCCCCATTGAAACTCTCTCGCTATGTTAGCGTGCAGATAGAGAGTTGGTCTGGAGGCGCGCGATGGGAAACAAGCTTGAGGATTTCGATAGAATTAAAGGCGTTGTTGATAGGGATCACGAAAAGCTCACTGACAGAGAACTCGTGCTTGTCATAGGCGCCGCAATCGAAACAGCCCTTGGTGAAATCCTATGCAGACGGCTTCATGGGGGCAGGGGTGAAATTCAGGATTTCATTGAGAACTCAAGCTTTGCCAATCGAATTAAGCTCGCGCTTTTTACGGGAGTTATCAATAAGCGCGAAGCCGCCCTGATTTACGCCGTAAAGGCTGTTAGAAACGACATGGCTCATATGGTCGAGGTTGACCTTTTGGCTGTTGCAAAAACAAAGAAGCTTGTCGCCATATGCGAAGCTCTGAGGGCAATGAATGCGGTCAGTGGTCAATTCACGGACGCAAGGCTGGCAGGATTTAAGGCGAGACTTGAGCACGAGAGGAAAGTGTGCAGACTGGCACTTCGCATTGCTCAGATGGAGCTTGACGGCATTTTTGAGCGTCGAATGAGTGCGTGCATGCAGATCGATGGGATTGATGGTGTGTCGCTGAGTGGTGGTCGATAGCAGCGGCCTACTCGCCGAGCAGCACCTTGGGCTCGTAATTGAGGCCGGAGCGCACCAGCGCGAAGCTTTTCACGTAGTGCGCGTACAGATTGTCGTTGTCGTCCATGCCCGCCCTGGCGCGCGTTGTGGGTGCCGCGAGCAGGGCTCAAACCTACGGCAGCCGCTGACGTCGCCGCACTCCCCCTTAGGGGGATGGACACAGGTGGAGCCTGGGTGGATGGCTGATGGCCCGGCGACGCATTTGGATCGGGCCACCGAGCACCGTGGCCTCTTTCTCATGGCCACGGCAAACGTGACGTAGG
This genomic interval carries:
- a CDS encoding DNA-methyltransferase, giving the protein MKPYFQSDTITLFHGDCRDHLLGLPSESVDVLLSDPPYGMAYEAKGRSGAAIRADGSRQGMRVFRQALTSAGHALKPDMHAYVFCHWESWPDFFDAASAHLRIKGALVWWKARGGMGDCAAGYAPDYEVVLHGAGPKRRPLTGKRHGAVLAGYPPVPARARTHPTEKPVNLLAYLVERSCPTGGLVLDPFAGTGATLVAAQQLGRRAVGVELEERYCEAAARRLEAGCAALRRAA